A segment of the Echinicola strongylocentroti genome:
AGATGTCTGCAGCACCATCCTTGAGTATGTCAGTAGTGACTTTATTACCCCATTGGGTGATGTGTATCGGGTGTTTTTTTACGAGACGGACGTTGCGGTAAATCCCCGAACCTGTGTACCACCTGGCATCTACATAGGAAGAATGGTCCACCCTGACCAAGAGCTCATTGGTTGCTTTTATATAAGGTGTCAGGTCGTAAGAAAAAGAGCTGTAGCCGTTTGGTCTATAGCCAAGTAAATGACCATTTATCCATACTGACGAATTGCAATACACCCCATCAAACTCAATGGAAATAGCCTTTCCCCTGTCTTCTTCAGTTACTTGAAACGCCTTCTTATACCAGCCTATCCCTCCGGGCACAAAACCTGTACTCGCCGCAGTATTGGATACCGAATACCCTTTTCGGATACTCCAGTCGTGGGGCAACGTGACCGATTGCCAGTTTTGCTCGGGAGGGTTTTCCATGTCACCCATCGCAAAAAGCCACGACTGATTAAAACGGATGGTTTCTCTATGGTGCTGCGCCTTGGACACAAAACATAAGCATAAAAAAAATGTCACCAACAGGAAACGACTTCTAGTATTAGGCATTTTGGTTCATTTTTTAGGGTTAATTAGGGTTTGGGTACTATGGCTTGGCAACTATCCCATGGGTCATTGAACCCAGAATATGCGCTAGCCGATCTACACCACGACGCACAGGTAGTGCGGCCTGAAATTGCTTCAGGCCACTACGAAGCGCCCAATGCAGATGGCGGATGGTAGCATTTACTTATTACCGGAGCCAAGTACAATATTGCTCAAAATGAATGGGATATGCTTTGCTTATTTTAACATAAAACTATGCTATCATGTACCTGATTATTATCCAATCTTTATTTTTAGAACAATAAAGGATAAAACACCGACTATAGCGCTACCTTATTTTTTCAAAGTACAAGTAATAAGCGGGGTAGAATTTTCCTGCTTTATCGATCAAGCGTGCTTCTAGGTCATATTTCCCTGGACTTAGGTCAGTGGTGAATACCACTTCCTTTGCATTAGTTGGAATAGCGGCCGTCTCTCTAAAACTTGCAAGGGACAGGTAGGCTTCTGAAAAATCATCTTTTGTACTGGCTGGTGGTGCTTTCTGAATTCGCCTTTGGTCTTCCGCTTGGGGAAAAGTGGCATTGATCGCCAAATCAGCCTCTTCAGCAAATCTCCTTAATTTGATTTGATAAGTTCCTTTTTCCATGACCTCCACTTTCCATACCCCTGCTGCCGGGCTAGGCTCAATGGCTCCAAACTGGTGCCAGGCCAAGCCCAAATCCCCCGTCAATATATCATGGGACATTAGCCGAACGGGGTTTTCATAAGGTGTCCCTACTTTGATATAGGCGTATTTTTCATCGGATTTTTCGGCAATTATCGACTCCCACCATTTTTCGTAGCCCAAGGCCAATCTCTCGGCCACTTCAGGATGATGGTCGATCACATTGGTAGTTTGCTTTAGATCTGTGCCCATATCATACAGGGCATCCCCGTTCACCAATCTCCACTTTTCGTCCATCACTGCATAATCCTTGTATTTGGTAAGGTTAACTTTCCGCTGCGTATCCACATAGAGCACCCGATTGGGCCATTCCGGTTTTTCGTCGGTCATCAGGGGCTCCAGGCTCTTTCCGTCCAATTTCTTGGAGGGAGTGTAGTTAAGATCAAGTAAGTCCACTAAGGTCGGAAGGACATCAAAATGCGCGGTCAACTGTCCGACGTCCTTTCCGCCTTGGATGCCTTTGGCTGGCCATTTTATGTAAAAGGGCACACGGTGTCCGCCTTCCATCACAGATCCTTTGGCTCCGCTCATGCCTGCATCATAGACCTTGTTTCCACCTGCAGTACCGTTGTCTGACATGAATATCAAAATGGTGTTTTCACTTAGCCCCAACAGGTCCAACTTGTCCCGTAATCGTTTAAAATTATCATCGATATTGGAAATCATCCCATAAAACCGCTGATGATTTTCTGAAAGCCCCGCTACGTCCTTATACATATCGAGATAGTCCTCTGGGCAATTGAGAGGGCCATGGGGAGCATTCGTGGAAATGTAGCAAAAGAAAGGGCTGTCCTTGTTTTCTTCAATAAATCGAAGCGCTTCCGAAAAGAAGACATCGGTGCAGTATCCTTCATATTCGGTCGGTACCCCATTATGCCAATAAGTATCATCAAAATAATCATTGCCCCAATAATCCGGCCCTTGGGTAATCCCTCCTCCCCCATGCCTCACTACTTCCTGAAACCCTCGGTCCATTGGCCTGAAAGGATAATTATCGCCTAGATGCCATTTTCCAAAATGCCCATTTACATAACCGTTCTGTGCCAAAACTTGGGGCAAGATCTCCTCGTCTTCAAACAGCAGGGACCTGCCTGAAATGGTATGGTAGACATTCAAGCGATTGGTATGTCTTCCTGTCATCAAGGCTCCTCTGGATGGCGCACAGGTGGTGGATACATGGAAATTGATCAGCCTTACGGACTCCTCATAAAACTGGTCGATAGAAGGGGTTTTCACTATTGGATTTCCTTCACAGCCAAGGTCGTTCTTGCCTTGGTCATCGGTAATGACGACAATAATATTGGGCTGCTTATCGGCTTTTTGGGCAAAAACAACCGTCGTAAAAAGGCTCAGTAAAAGGCACAGGGCAATTGGTCTCATGATCATACTATTTGGAGGATTGGGGCTTGGTAGAAATAGTTACTTGGGCTTTTTTCAAGGACTTGGAAGTAGCCGTCAGCTCGATATTTCCCGGTTTCTCTGTGGCCCGGATGATCGCTAAGCACATCCCATTAAAGGCCTTTCTGTAATCCGCCTGAAAAGGGGAAACAGACGTGGGGTCTCCATTATCCACCGCGATAAGCTCTCCTTCTCCCTTCACTTCAAACTCCACCAGGTTATCCGCTATAGGACAGGTATTGCCATCTTTGTCGGTCACCTTTACAGTCACATAAGCTAAGTCCCTGCCGTCAGCATCGATCTCTGTCCTATCCACATTCAGAGAGATACTGGCGGGTTTTCCGGCCGTATTGATCGTCTTTTCCTGAATTGCTTTTCCCTCCTTATAGCCCACTACTTTCAACTCACCCGCTTGGTACGGCACATCCCAGCTCAGTCGATATGGGGAAGCAAAGGTCTTGGGCTCATATCGTAAAAAGTCCACTATTATCGGTGTCTTGTCCTTTCCTTTTACCTTCTTGCCCAGTGATTCACCGTTCAAGAACAACTCTGCCTCATCGCAGTTGGTATAGCAATACACAGGGATAGTCTCGTCTTCCATTCCTTCCCAGTTCCAGTGGGGCAATAAATGGATCATGGGTTCTTCCGTCCATTGGCTTTGGTACAAATAAAACCGGTCTTTTGGGAACCCACATAGGT
Coding sequences within it:
- a CDS encoding arylsulfatase, which translates into the protein MRPIALCLLLSLFTTVVFAQKADKQPNIIVVITDDQGKNDLGCEGNPIVKTPSIDQFYEESVRLINFHVSTTCAPSRGALMTGRHTNRLNVYHTISGRSLLFEDEEILPQVLAQNGYVNGHFGKWHLGDNYPFRPMDRGFQEVVRHGGGGITQGPDYWGNDYFDDTYWHNGVPTEYEGYCTDVFFSEALRFIEENKDSPFFCYISTNAPHGPLNCPEDYLDMYKDVAGLSENHQRFYGMISNIDDNFKRLRDKLDLLGLSENTILIFMSDNGTAGGNKVYDAGMSGAKGSVMEGGHRVPFYIKWPAKGIQGGKDVGQLTAHFDVLPTLVDLLDLNYTPSKKLDGKSLEPLMTDEKPEWPNRVLYVDTQRKVNLTKYKDYAVMDEKWRLVNGDALYDMGTDLKQTTNVIDHHPEVAERLALGYEKWWESIIAEKSDEKYAYIKVGTPYENPVRLMSHDILTGDLGLAWHQFGAIEPSPAAGVWKVEVMEKGTYQIKLRRFAEEADLAINATFPQAEDQRRIQKAPPASTKDDFSEAYLSLASFRETAAIPTNAKEVVFTTDLSPGKYDLEARLIDKAGKFYPAYYLYFEKIR